From a region of the Lactuca sativa cultivar Salinas chromosome 4, Lsat_Salinas_v11, whole genome shotgun sequence genome:
- the LOC111906424 gene encoding ADP-ribosylation factor-like protein 8a — MGIWEVFLNWLRSLFFKQEMELSLIGLQNAGKTSLVNVVATGGYSEDMIPTVGFNMRKVTKGNVTIKLWDLGGQPRFRSMWERYCRAVSAIVYVVDAADHDNLSISKGELHDLLSKPALSGIPLLVLGNKIDKPSALSKQALTDQMDLKGIGDREVCCFMISCKNSTNIDQVIDWLVKHSKSKT; from the exons ATGGGTATATGGGAAGTTTTTCTGAATTGGCTGCGAAG CCTATTTTTCAAGCAAGAAATGGAGCTTTCTCTAATTGGGCTCCAAAACGCTGGAAAAACTTCACTCGTTAATGTTGTTGCT ACTGGTGGATACAGCGAGGACATGATCCCTACA GTGGGATTTAATATGAGAAAAGTAACAAAAGGAAATGTGACAATAAAGCTGTGGGATCTTGGAGGTCAACCTAGATTTCGCAGTATGTGGGAGAGATATTGTCGAGCAGTTTCTGCCATTGT TTATGTTGTTGATGCTGCAGATCATGATAATTTAAGCATCTCAAAGGGTGAACTCCATGATCTTTTGAGTAAACCTGCATTGAGTGGCATTCCTTTGCTTGTTTTGGGCAACAAAATTGACAAGCCTAGTGCTCTTTCTAAACAAGCTTTGACTGATCAAAT gGACTTGAAAGGTATAGGTGATAGAGAAGTATGTTGCTTTATGATCTCATGCAAGAACTCAACAAACATTGATCAAGTCATTGATTGGCTTGTGAAGCATTCCAAATCAAAAACTTAA
- the LOC111906421 gene encoding uncharacterized protein LOC111906421 isoform X1, which yields MSNFKAFQLPLISLLLFTSIFTPNPSVFASPFVRNQTFTRPDPLRHFRLYKGGYDIRNKHYWASAAFTGIHGYAMAGIWMLFGLTFGSYLIIKSFHGGFHPFINHPNSYFLACFALIAIFASIAIIFSSLIVVANQTSLHRSKNLMNTILGAANSMKQTIESVTQGLIKIQTLLRPYDVETYDLLDHITNQMQKETISIQNFVKEARQASNHAIKAVYIANLVLVTANFVVLVAGCVVVFLHWHPGFIIVIIVCWILTTVSWILTGFDFFFHIFGGDTCSAFENFERNQNPESNSIMSILSSCSNSSNSDKFMAQIGYTVHKYISESNSEITTLAHKMIQPNEEGDDSFAMERICDPFSTAPNYNYAPGDCPQDSIQIHDLPNILSTLTCEKNIPTKICKAQGRFFPESSYGKTMAYIQSIENLIATYPDLQNLTECTPIRVAISDVALRQCKPFKTSIRLLWVCVLSLSIDLMILTSLLIVKAYQEKGKELSLCSIVPSRHSC from the exons ATGTCGAATTTCAAAGCGTTTCAGCTTCCCTTAATCTCCCTATTGCTTTTCACCTCCATTTTTACTCCAAATCCATCCGTTTTCGCTTCCCCTTTTGTTCGCAACCAGACATTCACCAGGCCAGATCCTCTTCGCCATTTCAGATTGTACAAAGGAGGGTATGATATTCGCAACAAACATTATTGGGCT TCTGCGGCATTTACAGGCATCCATGGCTATGCTATGGCGGGAATCTGGATGCTATTCGGTTTAACTTTCGGGAGTTACTTGATCATCAAGAGCTTTCATGGAGGTTTTCATCCATTCATCAATCACCCAAATTCTTACTTCCTTGCATGTTTTGCACTCATTGCTATCTTCGCTTCAATCGCCAT AATTTTTTCAAGTTTGATCGTGGTAGCAAACCAAACCTCTTTACACAGAAGCAAGAACCTTATGAACACCATTCTTGGAGCTGCTAATTCTATGAAACAAACAATTGAATCTGTAACGCAAGGATTAATAAAAATCCAAACCCTTTTAAGGCCTTATGATGTTGAAACATATGACCTTTTGGATCATATAACTAATCAAATGCAAAAAGAAACAATTTCGATTCAGAATTTTGTTAAAGAAGCACGACAAGCTTCTAATCATGCAATTAAAGCAGT tTATATCGCGAATCTTGTTCTTGTAACAGCAAATTTTGTAGTGTTAGTTGCAGGATGTG TTGTTGTATTCTTGCATTGGCATCCAGGATTTATCAT TGTTATTATTGTTTGCTGGATCTTGACAACTGTTAGTTGGATCTTAACCGGGTTTGATTTCTTCTTTCACAT TTTTGGAGGTGACACGTGTTCAGCTTTTGAGAATTTTGAACGAAATCAAAATCCCGAAAGCAATAGTATCATGTCGATCTTATCTTCATGTTCAAATTCTTCAAATTCAGATAAATTCATGGCTCAAATTGGATACACTGTTCATAAATACATATCTGAG TCGAATTCAGAAATAACAACATTGGCTCACAAAATGATTCAACCAAATGAAGAAGGTGATGATTCGTTTGCTATGGAGAGAATTTGCGATCCTTTCTCAACTGCACCAAATTACAACTATGCCCCTGGAGATTGCCCACAGGATTCAATTCAAATTCATGATCTCCCAAAT ATTCTATCAACCCTAACTTGTGAAAAAAACATACCGACAAAGATCTGTAAAGCACAAGGGAGATTTTTTCCAGAATCTTCATACGGAAAAACAATGGCGTACATTCAATCGATCGAGAATTTGATTGCAACGTATCCGGATTTACAGAACCTGACGGAATGTACGCCGATCAGAGTCGCGATTTCCGATGTGGCTTTGCGTCAATGTAAACCCTTCAAAACCTCGATTCGATTACTATGGGTTTGTGTTCTTTCCCTTTCgattgatttgatgattttgacGTCGTTATTGATCGTAAAAGCGTATCAAGAAAAGGGGAAAGAGTTGTCGTTGTGTTCGATTGTTCCTAGTCGCCATTCGTGTTGA
- the LOC111906421 gene encoding uncharacterized protein LOC111906421 isoform X2, with product MAGIWMLFGLTFGSYLIIKSFHGGFHPFINHPNSYFLACFALIAIFASIAIIFSSLIVVANQTSLHRSKNLMNTILGAANSMKQTIESVTQGLIKIQTLLRPYDVETYDLLDHITNQMQKETISIQNFVKEARQASNHAIKAVYIANLVLVTANFVVLVAGCVVVFLHWHPGFIIVIIVCWILTTVSWILTGFDFFFHIFGGDTCSAFENFERNQNPESNSIMSILSSCSNSSNSDKFMAQIGYTVHKYISESNSEITTLAHKMIQPNEEGDDSFAMERICDPFSTAPNYNYAPGDCPQDSIQIHDLPNILSTLTCEKNIPTKICKAQGRFFPESSYGKTMAYIQSIENLIATYPDLQNLTECTPIRVAISDVALRQCKPFKTSIRLLWVCVLSLSIDLMILTSLLIVKAYQEKGKELSLCSIVPSRHSC from the exons ATGGCGGGAATCTGGATGCTATTCGGTTTAACTTTCGGGAGTTACTTGATCATCAAGAGCTTTCATGGAGGTTTTCATCCATTCATCAATCACCCAAATTCTTACTTCCTTGCATGTTTTGCACTCATTGCTATCTTCGCTTCAATCGCCAT AATTTTTTCAAGTTTGATCGTGGTAGCAAACCAAACCTCTTTACACAGAAGCAAGAACCTTATGAACACCATTCTTGGAGCTGCTAATTCTATGAAACAAACAATTGAATCTGTAACGCAAGGATTAATAAAAATCCAAACCCTTTTAAGGCCTTATGATGTTGAAACATATGACCTTTTGGATCATATAACTAATCAAATGCAAAAAGAAACAATTTCGATTCAGAATTTTGTTAAAGAAGCACGACAAGCTTCTAATCATGCAATTAAAGCAGT tTATATCGCGAATCTTGTTCTTGTAACAGCAAATTTTGTAGTGTTAGTTGCAGGATGTG TTGTTGTATTCTTGCATTGGCATCCAGGATTTATCAT TGTTATTATTGTTTGCTGGATCTTGACAACTGTTAGTTGGATCTTAACCGGGTTTGATTTCTTCTTTCACAT TTTTGGAGGTGACACGTGTTCAGCTTTTGAGAATTTTGAACGAAATCAAAATCCCGAAAGCAATAGTATCATGTCGATCTTATCTTCATGTTCAAATTCTTCAAATTCAGATAAATTCATGGCTCAAATTGGATACACTGTTCATAAATACATATCTGAG TCGAATTCAGAAATAACAACATTGGCTCACAAAATGATTCAACCAAATGAAGAAGGTGATGATTCGTTTGCTATGGAGAGAATTTGCGATCCTTTCTCAACTGCACCAAATTACAACTATGCCCCTGGAGATTGCCCACAGGATTCAATTCAAATTCATGATCTCCCAAAT ATTCTATCAACCCTAACTTGTGAAAAAAACATACCGACAAAGATCTGTAAAGCACAAGGGAGATTTTTTCCAGAATCTTCATACGGAAAAACAATGGCGTACATTCAATCGATCGAGAATTTGATTGCAACGTATCCGGATTTACAGAACCTGACGGAATGTACGCCGATCAGAGTCGCGATTTCCGATGTGGCTTTGCGTCAATGTAAACCCTTCAAAACCTCGATTCGATTACTATGGGTTTGTGTTCTTTCCCTTTCgattgatttgatgattttgacGTCGTTATTGATCGTAAAAGCGTATCAAGAAAAGGGGAAAGAGTTGTCGTTGTGTTCGATTGTTCCTAGTCGCCATTCGTGTTGA